In Lachancea thermotolerans CBS 6340 chromosome H complete sequence, a single genomic region encodes these proteins:
- the EXO70 gene encoding GTP-Rho binding exocyst subunit EXO70 (similar to uniprot|P19658 YJL085W Saccharomyces cerevisiae EXO70 Essential 70kDa subunit of the exocyst complex (Sec3p Sec5p Sec6p Sec8p Sec10p Sec15p Exo70p and Exo84p)), with the protein MDEYDVDGADILVLREKLNRVSRLSLNINKSLKKIGKATIQSSELFTPIIQSNTALGVLQRNIEGSLDAVSSIKDLANDASKHELVLTQGIEAVGLKPYIKAIRKLQGIQESMDYQNQVSPESSEFQGIRTHLSQIVQSSEEALRTHFTIILRKIEPFDPQINLNKKVPFPYYEDSDLSQLTDIINFFGGSSSSPLVAILANNRSQLILTSLAFLEPFAKQITTNENVPYRKGSSGFLNYTEALLGFIANEYMFTEDILAKKPSFRDQVFANIVTPVLNNYVKLVKLNISLIKKNVLNVGLFTFELSDCVGNALKFLRNKPLENYTPLVSSLDESTSILQSLFRDLIVYIESKASQLSQLPSDNGVIESTIDVMSRLRKFSEYKQGCLNCIVGMRREEWLPKDYNEKEYTLQERKQINSNTALLSCFFSDCIDCLIVSLERRAQRILMPNQEPDIANPTSPRNTFKQRIGFFLITNITLIEQIVSRSELNSILGERGNARLEKLKKRYVNYFVSDWRALTSNLLDAVFVDSSGKVSAKDKDQIKEKFKKFNDGFEELASNFKHFRISDPAMKKLLKSEINSLVLPLYERFHGRYKDSFKNPRKHIKYTPNELSTVLNSLDR; encoded by the coding sequence ATGGACGAGTACGACGTGGATGGCGCAGATATCCTGGTACTCCGCGAGAAGTTGAATCGGGTCTCGCGGCTTTCGCTCAACATAAATAAGTCGCTGAAAAAAATAGGAAAAGCCACCATACAGTCTAGTGAGCTTTTCACGCCCATTATTCAATCAAATACTGCCTTAGGTGTATTGCAGCGCAACATTGAAGGTAGTCTAGATGCTGTTTCTTCTATAAAGGATTTGGCGAACGACGCTTCAAAACATGAGCTCGTGTTGACGCAAGGGATCGAAGCTGTGGGGTTGAAGCCCTACATTAAGGCAATTCGCAAGCTTCAGGGCATACAGGAAAGCATGGATTATCAAAACCAAGTTTCACCAGAGTCAAGCGAATTTCAGGGTATCAGAACACATTTATCGCAGATTGTTCAATCCAGTGAAGAGGCGCTGAGAACGCATTTCACCATTATCCTGCGAAAGATCGAACCTTTTGATCCACAAATtaatttgaacaaaaaggtACCGTTTCCTTACTACGAAGATAGTGACTTATCACAGCTCACAGACATAATAAATTTCTTTGGCGGGTCCAGTAGTTCGCCTTTGGTGGCCATACTTGCCAATAATAGAAGCCAGTTAATTCTAACCAGCTTGGCATTTTTAGAGCCTTTTGCTAAGCAGATCACGACAAATGAAAACGTGCCCTATAGGAAAGGCAGCAGCGGTTTTTTGAACTATACAGAAGCCTTGCTCGGCTTTATTGCCAATGAATACATGTTTACAGAGGACAttcttgccaaaaaacCAAGCTTCCGCGACCAAGTGTTTGCGAACATCGTTACACCGGTACTCAACAACTATGTGAAGCTTGTGAAGCTCAACATTTCCCTCATAAAAAAGAATGTCTTGAATGTTGGCCTTTTTACATTCGAGTTAAGCGACTGCGTCGGTAATGCCCTGAAATTTCTGAGAAATAAACCTTTAGAAAATTACACCCCTCTAGTTAGTTCCCTCGATGAGTCTACTTCGATATTGCAGTCATTGTTCCGCGACTTGATTGTTTACATTGAGAGTAAAGCTTCCCAGCTCTCCCAATTGCCAAGCGATAATGGTGTGATTGAGTCTACGATAGATGTTATGTCTCGACTCCGGAAATTCAGTGAGTATAAACAAGGCTGCCTCAACTGCATAGTGGGCATGAGGCGGGAAGAATGGCTTCCGAAAGACTATAATGAGAAAGAGTATACCCTACAAGAGCGCAAGCAGATTAATAGCAATACCGCCTTACTCTCGTGTTTTTTTAGCGATTGCATCGACTGTCTCATTGTTTCTCTGGAAAGGAGAGCTCAACGAATTCTCATGCCAAACCAAGAACCAGACATAGCGAATCCTACAAGCCCTCGCAATACCTTCAAGCAGCGCATTGGATTTTTCTTGATTACAAACATAACACTAATTGAACAGATTGTTTCCCGGTCAGAACTAAACTCAATACTAGGTGAACGAGGTAATGCCCGGcttgagaaactgaagaagCGCTATGTCAACTACTTTGTTTCTGATTGGCGAGCACTCACTTCGAATTTGCTAGAcgctgtttttgttgatagCTCTGGCAAAGTTTCGGCCAAAGATAAAGatcaaatcaaagaaaagttcaaaaagttcaacgaCGGattcgaagaacttgcCTCAAACTTTAAGCATTTTAGGATATCGGATCCtgcaatgaagaagcttttgaaaagcgaAATTAATTCTTTGGTACTGCCCTTATATGAAAGATTTCATGGACGTTACAAAGATTCGTTCAAAAATCCAAGGAAACATATTAAATATACTCCCAACGAGTTATCCACAGTTCTAAACTCGTTAGATAGGTAG
- the ARG3 gene encoding ornithine carbamoyltransferase (similar to uniprot|P05150 YJL088W Saccharomyces cerevisiae ARG3 Ornithine carbamoyltransferase): protein MRHLVSIKDLTDKEFQVLVDRAEYYKKTFKCGDLSAAQKNHVKLLGKTAALIFSKRSTRTRVSTEGALSFFGAQPMFLGKDDIQLGVNESFYDTTRVVSSMVSCIFARVNKHSEIQELTKHSSVPIINSLCDMFHPLQAICDILTIKEHLDYTKNKLKVAWIGDANNVINDMAIACLKVGIDVSISTPSGIEMDPEIIKAGQEVAKANGSKLIVTHSSTEAATGANVLVTDTFISMGEEYARVAKLKQFQGFQINSELCSYADPNYKFMHCLPRHHEEVTDDIFYSDHSIVFDEAENRLYAAMAAVDVFVINKGNFSAGPDDILN, encoded by the coding sequence CGCGCCGAATACTACAAGAAAACGTTCAAGTGCGGGGACCTGAGCGCAGCACAGAAAAATCATGTAAAACTGCTTGGCAAGACCGCTGCTCTCATTTTCTCTAAAAGATCCACCAGAACCAGGGTTTCGACAGAGGGTGCGCTCTCGTTCTTCGGTGCGCAGCCAATGTTCCTGGGCAAAGACGACATCCAGCTGGGCGTGAACGAGTCGTTCTACGACACAACTAGAGTAGTATCGTCAATGGTCTCTTGCATCTTCGCACGTGTCAACAAGCATTCTGAAATCCAGGAACTTACGAAACACTCGAGCGTGCCTATCATCAACTCCCTGTGTGACATGTTCCACCCGCTGCAAGCCATTTGTGACATCCTGACCATCAAAGAGCATCTAGACTAtacaaagaacaagctcAAGGTGGCATGGATCGGTGATGCCAACAATGTTATCAATGACATGGCGATCGCATGCCTGAAAGTCGGTATCGACGTTTCTATTTCCACCCCTTCGGGAATTGAAATGGACCCCGAAATCATCAAGGCTGGGCAGGAAGTGGCAAAGGCTAACGGTTCGAAACTGATCGTTACCCACAGCTCCACAGAAGCCGCGACTGGCGCCAACGTGCTGGTCACTGATACCTTTATCTCGATGGGCGAAGAGTACGCCAGAGTCGCTAAACTCAAGCAATTCCAGGGCTTCCAGATAAATTCTGAGCTGTGCTCATACGCGGACCCTAACTACAAATTTATGCATTGTCTGCCAAGACACCATGAAGAAGTGACTGACGACATCTTCTACAGTGACCACTCGATTGTGTTTGATGAGGCCGAAAACAGACTGTATGCAGCCATGGCTGCAGTAGACGTGTTTGTCATAAATAAAGGAAACTTCAGTGCTGGTCCTGATGATATTCTTAATTAA
- the TRL1 gene encoding tRNA ligase (similar to uniprot|P09880 YJL087C Saccharomyces cerevisiae TRL1 tRNA ligase) — protein MVFETAEDSKKLVKELEAATLLPKRGRSYKHKCQIKNTNKEVFSWKFNEWDYGKNNIKLPLNARGLFTLDDPENPRIVARGYDKFFNINEVSTTKWDWLAANTLGPYEVTVKENGCIIFVSGLEDGSLVVCSKHSTGERDDTDRNHSMAGENFLKRQLESYGLEPRELGLALFNMNATAVAEYCDDSFEEHILEYTKDAAGLYLHGININKRVFQTLPMNEVHDFALAYGFKTIEYFTKHDITTLRQFLEECASVGSYRNKEIEGFVVRCKLRDGSAFFFKFKFEEPYLMYRQWREATKKYITTKSRVFSFKKHRFITNKYLDFVIPILDADPKICEEYMRDSGIIKLRKVFLEDYGLTGMEILNSEVIQQLELQNAIDYNKVDENTKFLLFPVATIGCGKTTTALTIRNLFPETWSHVQNDDITGKDKSLLMKRSLELLAKDNIKAVVTDRNNHQFRERKQLFEWFEELKEKYLPYDCNVKIVALSFLPYEDIDATSRLTIKRVMARGDRHQSIKVDSDGEKKVLGIMRGFLKRYQPVAPDRDPDNMFDLVINLQVRDTDSSLINAKEILRELNHHYPVLVPSIPPAEDIKAAFDKSLLYTPTTTKKIGKSSSSEGKAFKLKPSYFSANIEGPQSFIKAICDLVSRVETSTDVSSVIKAFEENKAQPEFHITLCHVATGKRGTQKQKDIWCEFNKRYNHLLVKGEGNQTFQNTLIKTNDKVEFKVKSVVWDSSIVTLVAELPENCVLDRTTGKAAPRLSCANEVAHITIALLQPGVKPFYSNTLCQKMQQEHGFEEGNFDDGTNCVVIHESPVFEATVSINP, from the coding sequence ATGGTTTTCGAGACCGCTGAAGACTCAAAAAAGCTAGTGAAGGAATTGGAGGCGGCAACACTGCTGCCAAAGAGAGGAAGATCTTATAAGCACAAATGCCAGATCAAAAACACCAATAAAGAGGTTTTTAGCTGGAAATTTAACGAGTGGGACTACGGCAAAAACAATATAAAGCTTCCGCTCAATGCGCGCGGCCTGTTTACTCTCGACGATCCCGAAAACCCTCGCATCGTGGCGCGCGGCTATGATAAATTCTTTAACATAAATGAAGTTAGCACCACCAAGTGGGATTGGCTCGCAGCTAACACTTTAGGACCATACGAAGTCAcagtcaaagaaaacgGCTGTATCATTTTCGTTTCGGGACTTGAAGATGGTTCTTTAGTAGTGTGCTCCAAACACTCCACAGGCGAGAGGGATGATACTGATAGAAACCATTCCATGGCAGGAGAAAACTTTTTAAAGAGGCAGCTGGAATCATATGGTCTCGAGCCTCGAGAACTCGGACTCGCACTTTTTAACATGAATGCAACCGCTGTTGCCGAGTACTGTGATGACAGCTTCGAGGAGCACATTCTTGAATATACAAAAGATGCAGCAGGCCTTTATTTACATGGAATTAACATTAACAAGCGCGTGTTTCAGACTCTACCCATGAATGAAGTTCATGATTTTGCTTTGGCTTACGGTTTCAAAACGATTGAGTACTTTACAAAGCATGACATTACCACTCTTCGGCAATTCTTGGAAGAATGTGCTAGCGTTGGGTCCTACAGAAACAAGGAAATAGAGGGCTTCGTTGTTAGGTGCAAACTGCGAGACGGATCTgcattctttttcaaattcaagttcGAGGAACCTTACCTAATGTACAGACAATGGAGAGAAGCTACCAAAAAGTACATCACGACGAAATCTCGCgttttcagtttcaagaaacaTCGATTTATCACCAACAAATATCTGGACTTCGTCATTCCAATTCTTGATGCGGATCCGAAAATTTGTGAAGAATATATGAGGGATTCAGGTATAATAAAACTTCGAAAGGTGTTTCTAGAAGACTATGGATTGACTGGAATGGAAATTTTGAATAGTGAGGTCATTCAACAACTGGAGCTCCAGAACGCTATCGATTACAATaaagttgatgaaaatacaaaatttctACTGTTTCCGGTAGCAACAATAGGTTGTGGCAAGACCACCACTGCTCTGACGATCAGAAACTTGTTTCCAGAAACCTGGAGTCATGTCCAAAACGACGATATTACTGGGAAAGATAAatctttgttgatgaaaaggTCTCTAGAGCTTCTTGCAAAAGATAATATAAAGGCTGTAGTCACAGATCGCAACAATCATCAATTTAGAGAAAGGAAGCAGTTATTTGAGTGgtttgaagaactgaaaGAGAAGTATCTTCCATATGACTGCAATGTCAAAATAGTTGCACTTTCTTTCTTGCCATATGAGGACATCGACGCCACCTCCCGCCTCACCATTAAAAGGGTTATGGCGCGAGGCGACAGGCATCAAAGCATTAAAGTTGATTCTGATGGAGAGAAAAAGGTACTTGGTATAATGAGagggtttttgaaaagatacCAGCCTGTCGCGCCCGATCGGGACCCTGATAATATGTTTGATTTGGTGATTAATCTACAAGTTCGTGACACTGATTCCTCATTGATAAATGCAAAAGAGATCCTGAGAGAATTGAATCACCACTATCCAGTCTTAGTTCCCTCCATTCCGCCTGCTGAAGACATAAAAGCAGCCTTTGATAAAAGTCTTCTGTACacgccaacaacaaccaaaaaaatcggcaagagcagcagctctgaGGGCAAagccttcaagttgaaaCCCAGTTACTTTTCGGCAAACATTGAGGGTCCTCAGTCGTTTATAAAGGCTATTTGTGACCTCGTTTCGCGAGTAGAGACATCGACCGATGTTTCATCCGTTATCAAAgcctttgaagagaacaagGCTCAACCAGAGTTTCACATCACATTGTGCCACGTCGCAACGGGCAAAAGGGGTACtcagaaacaaaaagatATATGGTGTGAGTTCAATAAGCGATACAATCACTTACTAGTCAAAGGTGAGGGaaaccaaacttttcagaATACTCTCATAAAGACTAACGACAAAGTTGAATTCAAAGTCAAGAGTGTTGTATGGGACAGCAGCATAGTGACGCTGGTGGCGGAATTACCCGAGAATTGCGTGCTAGATAGGACTACCGGAAAAGCGGCTCCCCGTCTCTCTTGCGCTAATGAGGTTGCGCACATAACTATTGCACTACTCCAACCTGGCGTAAAACCTTTTTACTCAAATACGCTATGCCAGAAGATGCAGCAAGAGCACGGTTTTGAGGAGGGAAATTTCGATGACGGCACAAATTGTGTCGTCATCCATGAAAGCCCggtctttgaagcaacAGTTAGTATTAACCCATAG
- the ALY2 gene encoding Aly2p (similar to uniprot|P47029 Saccharomyces cerevisiae YJL084C Cytoplasmic protein of unknown function that interacts with Pcl7p phosphorylated in vitro potential Cdc28p substrate) has product MSSSVDAGNSPMFPVDKDLQIADSAQPLTQTTSIQIFIQLAEPVLFLQGFEQHQWEERPPGLLRGTLIIRVLKPSKIKSIDLTFKGTSRTEWPEGIPPRRQEFLETIDIVNHTWPFFQLEHNNVHSSGSTDADDLLKGSCASLYRPLKNKRGSVSYINLNAATPASPPKNQGTNFLPIGNILRKATSPDSQKRERSRSISDLLAGTLSNNSDNASLFSKSSSSGGEPFIFQPGDYIYGFEQTIPLSCPESVQAAFGSVEYTLSANVERSGAFKSNLHARLPLEVIRTPSDSSVEETEPIAISRDWEDQLHYDIVIASKDIVLDAFLPIAFKITPMDKVNLHRIRIYLTETMEYYCKNKKVHRLEPAKKFLLAEHKAPVLENLPSNANASKAKNLGNLLIDESNGDLVSKEFGYQVFIPERLNLQQRIHPDTSYQNIKANHWIKICLRLSRNLDGKKKHYEVSIDSPIHVLNKLCSHANTLLPSYDTHTFIPGTDCSEFGDLNVNLYHVSNLYFPKEVIGSPALSPEVMPLEERGTFSPRSLSPIRNGGSSISLHSRRADGQPKMLDDFILRSPELKSNVYQPDNIKPELTSPQAIPLSPISSPRARPINMIRTPSFEPPPFDANEPPSRTLFKAMTDPMSRAPRDPPTYQEVMAADGVAPVLRPPKFKITSSNEYDDDGVDPKNTQKKNLEEESGDIASSFSFNGTRLDSPDLPSSILKSSPKLRPLNFAHGPSRRGSIQDNLPSTVKNSSENYSDLNDILNSPDISTDRNIVPSRSSSAAASPRSSIETAASFITQREDTMNMEPLLSPKANQTLDTLLQSKESLDDYADDATEASVDITALYDRNSNSWHPLQNNVPTHPIISRQYSSGVADGNNVFEDFKKAFKIPAGTEYTRASTKQELTTSSATAGSESSPENITFSDSPQTNQ; this is encoded by the coding sequence ATGAGTTCTAGCGTAGATGCTGGGAACTCACCGATGTTCCCGGTTGATAAAGACCTACAGATCGCGGACTCTGCTCAGCCGTTGACCCAGACAACGTCGATTCAAATATTCATCCAGTTAGCTGAACCAGTTTTATTCTTACAGGGGTTTGAACAGCACCAGTGGGAGGAGAGACCCCCTGGTCTTCTGAGGGGAACTCTCATAATCCGCGTTCTAAAGCCCAGTAAAATAAAATCGATAGATCTCACTTTCAAGGGAACATCCAGAACAGAGTGGCCAGAGGGGATTCCGCCCAGAAGACAAGAATTCCTGGAGACTATAGACATAGTAAACCACACATGGCCATTTTTCCAACTTGAACACAACAACGTGCACAGCAGCGGTTCGACGGATGCTGATGATTTATTAAAAGGAAGTTGCGCATCTTTGTACCGTCCGCTGAAGAATAAGCGAGGCAGCGTTAGCTACATCAACCTCAACGCAGCAACGCCTGCATCTCCGCCAAAAAATCAGGGTACAAATTTCCTGCCTATCGGTAACATTTTGCGCAAAGCAACGTCGCCTGATAGTCAAAAACGCGAGAGATCGCGGTCCATATCAGACCTACTAGCTGGAACGCTATCTAATAACAGTGATAATGCTTCTCTATTTTCCaagtcttcgtcttcggGTGGGGAGCCcttcatttttcagccCGGTGACTATATTTACGGTTTCGAGCAGACGATTCCACTGTCTTGTCCCGAGAGCGTTCAGGCGGCCTTCGGATCTGTTGAATACACACTTTCGGCTAACGTTGAAAGAAGCGGTGCGTTCAAGTCCAATCTGCATGCAAGACTCCCCCTTGAAGTTATTAGAACACCATCAGATTCGTCAGTTGAGGAAACAGAACCGATAGCCATATCCCGTGATTGGGAGGACCAACTTCACTATGACATTGTGATAGCATCTAAGGATATTGTGCTTGATGCCTTCCTTCCTATAGCTTTCAAGATAACGCCCATGGACAAGGTCAACCTACACAGAATTCGAATTTACCTCACCGAAACAATGGAATACTACTGCAAGAATAAGAAAGTTCATAGATTAGAACCCGCCAAAAAGTTTCTTCTCGCCGAGCACAAGGCTCCTGTGTTGGAAAACTTACCAAGCAACGCGAATGCCTCGAAGGCAAAGAATCTTGGAAATCTTTTGATCGATGAAAGCAACGGAGACTTAGTGTCAAAGGAATTTGGTTATCAAGTTTTCATACCTGAAAGGTTGAATTTACAGCAGAGAATTCACCCGGATACTTCGTATCAGAATATTAAAGCAAACCACTGGATTAAAATTTGCTTAAGATTATCTCGTAATCTGGatggaaagaagaagcactATGAAGTTAGCATCGATTCACCGATACACGTTTTGAATAAATTGTGCTCGCACGCCAACACTCTTCTGCCCAGTTATGATACTCATACTTTTATACCAGGGACGGATTGTTCTGAATTCGGAGACTTGAATGTGAATCTATATCATGTTTCAAACCTCTACTTTCCAAAGGAGGTAATTGGGTCGCCAGCGCTGTCCCCGGAAGTCATGCCTTTAGAAGAACGTGGAACTTTCTCACCCAGGTCTTTGTCCCCCATTCGGAACGGAGGATCCAGCATCAGCCTTCATTCGAGGAGAGCTGACGGTCAACCGAAAATGCTCGACGACTTCATCCTGAGATCTCCAGAGTTGAAATCGAATGTCTATCAACCTGACAACATCAAACCAGAGCTGACATCGCCACAAGCTATTCCTCTGTCCCCGATATCCTCACCAAGAGCAAGACCAATAAATATGATTCGTACCCCAAGCTTCGAGCCTCCTCCTTTTGATGCAAACGAGCCTCCTTCGCGaacacttttcaaagcaatgACGGACCCAATGTCTCGTGCACCAAGAGACCCTCCGACATATCAAGAAGTTATGGCAGCTGATGGAGTAGCGCCTGTTCTTCGTCCtccaaaattcaaaatcaCGAGCTCAAACGAGTATGACGACGACGGGGTGGACCCAAAAAACACCCAAAAAAAGAATCTCGAGGAAGAAAGTGGTGACATTGCATCGTcgttttctttcaatgGCACACGACTGGATTCTCCTGATTTGCCAAGCtctattttgaaaagctctcCCAAATTGAGGCCTTTGAATTTTGCACACGGGCCAAGCAGGCGAGGAAGCATTCAAGATAACTTGCCGTCAACAGTCAAAAATTCCAGCGAGAATTATAGCGACCTGAACgatattttgaacagcCCGGATATCTCCACTGATCGTAACATTGTCCCCAGCCGATCGTCTTCTGCTGCCGCATCACCTCGTTCTTCAATAGAGACTGCTGCAAGTTTTATCACCCAACGCGAAGATACAATGAATATGGAGCCTCTTCTCAGTCCCAAAGCCAATCAAACTTTGGATACGCTTTTGCAGTCGAAAGAGTCCCTCGACGACTACGCGGACGATGCCACTGAGGCATCTGTTGACATAACAGCATTGTACGACCGGAACTCAAATAGCTGGCACCCATTACAAAATAACGTACCAACCCATCCAATAATTTCAAGACAGTATTCTTCAGGGGTGGCAGATGGTAacaatgtttttgaagattttaaGAAAGCGTTTAAAATTCCGGCTGGAACGGAATATACTCGAGCAAGTACAAAACAAGAGTTAACCACGTCCTCAGCAACTGCAGGCTCTGAAAGCAGTCCAGAAAATATAACATTCAGTGACTCTCCACAGACAAATCAATGA